ATGGAAATGTTGCTGATCGGAATCGGCATTGCAGCCGTTGCGATCATTCTGTTAATAATTCTTTTCGTTATGAGAAAAAAGAAGAAAAAAGATGATAAATAACTAGAAAAACTCCAAAATATCTGAAACAGAAGATATTGTTGGAGTTTTTTGGTGCAAAAGTTAAAGAAGTATAGTATAATAGATGACGTTAAGATTTAATTTAAAGGAGTGTTTCAAATGCCAACAATCGTTGATATTTATGCTCGCGAAGTCTTAGACTCACGCGGGAATCCAACAGTAGAAGTTGAAGTTACAACAGAAAGCGGTGCTTTCGGTCGTGCTTTAGTACCATCAGGAGCATCAACTGGAGAATATGAAGCAGTTGAACTTCGCGATGGCGACAAATCACGTTACTTAGGAAAAGGTGTTTTAAAAGCCGTTGCTAACGTAAATGATATTATTGCACCAGAAATCATTGGTTTCGATGTTACTGAACAAGTTGCAATTGACCGTACAATGATCGATTTAGACGGTACTGCTAACAAAGGTAAATTAGGAGCAAACGCTATTTTAGGTGTTTCATTGGCTGTTGCCCATGCTGCTGCTGACTTTGTTGGATTACCATTATACCAATACTTAGGTGGATTCAATGCAAAAGAATTACCAACTCCAATGATGAACATCATCAATGGTGGAGAGCATGCTGATAACAACATTGACTTCCAAGAGTTCATGATTTTACCAGTAGGAGCGCCAACGTTCCGTGAAGCTTTACGTATGGGTGCAGAAGTATTCCATAACTTAGCTGCAGTATTAAAATCAAAAGGTTTAAACACTGCTGTTGGTGATGAAGGTGGATTCGCGCCGAACTTAGGTTCAAACGAAGAAGCAATCACTGTTATCCTTGAAGCAATCAAAGCTGCAGGATATGAGCCAGGAAAAGACGTATACTTAGGAATGGACGTTGCTTCAAGCGAGTTCTTCAATAAAGAAACTAAAAAATATGTTCTTGCCGGTGAAGGTGGAAAAGAATTTACTTCAAGTGAATTAATCGGATTCTACGAAGAATTAGTAGACAAATACCCTATCTTAACTATCGAAGATGGTTTAGATGAAAATGATTGGGATGGATGGAAAGAAATGACTGACCGTCTTGGAGAAAAAATTCAATTAGTTGGTGACGATTTCTTCGTTACAAATAC
The Culicoidibacter larvae DNA segment above includes these coding regions:
- a CDS encoding GGIII-like transmembrane region-containing protein — its product is MQPVLVNTGEQIMEMLLIGIGIAAVAIILLIILFVMRKKKKKDDK
- the eno gene encoding phosphopyruvate hydratase, producing MPTIVDIYAREVLDSRGNPTVEVEVTTESGAFGRALVPSGASTGEYEAVELRDGDKSRYLGKGVLKAVANVNDIIAPEIIGFDVTEQVAIDRTMIDLDGTANKGKLGANAILGVSLAVAHAAADFVGLPLYQYLGGFNAKELPTPMMNIINGGEHADNNIDFQEFMILPVGAPTFREALRMGAEVFHNLAAVLKSKGLNTAVGDEGGFAPNLGSNEEAITVILEAIKAAGYEPGKDVYLGMDVASSEFFNKETKKYVLAGEGGKEFTSSELIGFYEELVDKYPILTIEDGLDENDWDGWKEMTDRLGEKIQLVGDDFFVTNTERLSEGIAKGMANSILIKVNQIGTLTETFEAIEMAKKAGYTAVVSHRSGETEDSTIADIAVATNAGQIKTGSASRTDRIAKYNQLLRIEDLLGDTAVYNGLQSFYNLKNK